One window from the genome of Luteithermobacter gelatinilyticus encodes:
- a CDS encoding DUF1674 domain-containing protein, with protein sequence MTDTKKTPPTGKTPETPNPPEKAPERPREIGGREGPDPVRYGDWENNGIASDF encoded by the coding sequence ATGACAGATACCAAAAAAACGCCCCCAACCGGCAAAACGCCTGAGACGCCGAACCCCCCAGAGAAAGCTCCGGAACGTCCCCGGGAAATCGGCGGACGGGAGGGCCCCGACCCGGTGCGGTATGGCGACTGGGAAAATAATGGCATTGCCTCCGATTTTTAA
- a CDS encoding sterol desaturase family protein — protein MTDWLIAHEDVIRLSVFFGLFAIFALTEHVRPLRILVLPRQFRWLTNLGLIAAGTALLRLALPVLAVGAAWFAENAGIGLFAWVAVPYWAEVLLTLVLLDLFIYAQHVVFHHVPFLWRLHKIHHTDLDLDVTTALRFHPLEILISMGLKIIVVLVLGAPVAGVILFEMILSGMALFNHSNWRLPPGLETVLRRAVVTPAMHIIHHSCHKTETNSNYGFNLSCWDRLFGTYTHRPQEGYEGITLGLEDHRKIGDLGFWALLMMPFVPQDKPYKGGSL, from the coding sequence ATGACAGACTGGTTGATCGCACATGAAGACGTTATTCGCCTGAGTGTTTTTTTCGGGTTATTTGCAATCTTTGCGTTGACGGAGCATGTGCGGCCCCTTCGCATCCTGGTGTTGCCGCGACAGTTTCGCTGGCTGACCAATCTGGGCCTGATTGCGGCAGGTACGGCCTTGTTGCGCCTGGCGCTGCCGGTTCTTGCTGTGGGTGCGGCTTGGTTTGCCGAAAACGCCGGAATCGGCCTGTTCGCCTGGGTTGCCGTACCCTACTGGGCAGAAGTCCTTCTCACGCTGGTGCTGCTGGATCTTTTTATCTATGCCCAGCATGTGGTCTTTCACCATGTCCCGTTTTTGTGGCGGCTTCATAAAATCCACCACACGGATCTGGACCTGGATGTCACCACCGCCTTGCGGTTTCATCCTCTGGAGATTCTGATTTCCATGGGATTGAAAATTATCGTGGTGCTCGTGCTGGGGGCGCCGGTGGCGGGAGTTATCCTGTTTGAAATGATCTTGAGCGGCATGGCGCTGTTCAACCACAGTAACTGGCGGCTGCCGCCAGGCCTTGAAACTGTGCTGCGCCGCGCGGTTGTAACCCCAGCCATGCATATCATTCATCACAGTTGTCATAAGACTGAAACCAACAGCAATTATGGTTTCAATCTGTCCTGCTGGGACAGGCTGTTCGGCACTTATACCCATCGGCCGCAAGAGGGATATGAGGGCATAACCCTGGGCCTCGAAGACCATCGGAAAATCGGCGATCTTGGGTTTTGGGCCTTGCTTATGATGCCTTTCGTCCCGCAAGATAAACCATATAAGGGAGGGTCGTTATGA
- a CDS encoding SixA phosphatase family protein, which yields MKRVYLLRHAKSSHDDPDLKDINRPLNNRGVMASHLMGRYLYENALLPDYILCSPAVRTRQTLKNVLAQLDRKIPCVFEDSLYLAQPGRVIELIKAVDDKFGALMIVGHNPTINILAHDLNDGKNREDHRRLIEKYPTGALTVLDFPTDHWSAIERKAAQLERFVCPKDLI from the coding sequence ATGAAACGCGTATATCTGCTCCGCCATGCCAAATCCAGCCATGACGATCCCGATCTCAAAGACATCAACCGCCCGCTGAACAACCGGGGGGTGATGGCGTCTCACCTGATGGGGCGATATCTTTATGAAAACGCTCTCCTGCCGGACTATATTCTGTGTTCCCCGGCAGTCCGCACCCGACAGACCCTGAAAAATGTCCTGGCGCAGCTGGACCGGAAAATCCCCTGTGTGTTTGAAGACAGCCTTTACCTGGCCCAGCCCGGCCGGGTGATTGAGTTGATCAAAGCCGTGGATGATAAATTCGGGGCGCTGATGATTGTCGGCCACAATCCCACCATCAATATTCTGGCCCATGATCTGAATGACGGCAAAAACCGGGAAGATCACCGCCGGTTGATCGAAAAATATCCCACCGGGGCGCTGACAGTTCTGGATTTCCCGACAGACCACTGGTCCGCCATAGAACGCAAGGCCGCCCAGCTGGAACGATTTGTCTGTCCCAAAGATTTGATTTAA
- a CDS encoding patatin-like protein, translating to MREKELRLALVCFGGISLAIYIHGVTKEILKLVRASKAYHFSPDLLAESRQRYIYPNDAITDTPDTELVYFDILKAFSPELDLRVIVDTIAGASAGGMNSIFLGRALAHDLNLDHLREHWLTEADVSRLVGRSKPPGRLDKLLSVPLINFLSRKYLGDEILREKVKEKLPALLKIWSLKPPFDGKHLLGLIYAGLDHMGTSGAHSLLPKGHRLDLFVTLTDYHGFRRNIPLHDPPIIHEREHRHHLRFSYFRGLLTTEMPVGFSDFEEKDLPALAFASRATACYPGAFPPAQLREVVQFLKERGEEWANKDNFIDKNFKEHLLSGLDPFKTSFLDGSILNNKPFDQVIEAIQGRPAFRKVDRRLVYVDPNPELPEIAPTGAPPSMLSTIKAALSDIPMNEPMHDDLMSIQALNQQVRIVKSVVDSIKPNVERLVKELSADRIEKITSPAEIAYWRSLANARAVKDAGFSYEGYARLKIRSCLTHLTRLIGDICACPPGSESRRQIYAILQCWAYQDKVDFTGLYGHLLREARSRKTLISWVRELLDFHPNGQDLPAWARFLIDFDISYHRRRLQFMIQELNTLYGQKQHAAKELDRLKSRFYEILQKMDRLKNRECLSEATADLIRRVFAQLLEYPFDDNPQNPDNLCSLAMSGPALSNALEALARDINLQQYRDATDQLIAEQNNSAWKDTVGHEMTINYLGFAFWDVITFSIMGAKKDLGEFNEVLINRISPNDNSVLKKHETEVVLRGTALRRFGAFFSRADRENDYFWGRLNGAERLIDLLAHQAKLENVDHKIDVRALKKRAFQAIFETEKDALVNIPNVLADLKNRIAAL from the coding sequence ATGCGGGAAAAGGAACTCAGACTAGCCCTGGTTTGTTTTGGCGGCATTTCCCTGGCTATTTATATCCATGGGGTGACCAAAGAAATACTCAAACTGGTCCGGGCCTCAAAAGCCTATCATTTCAGTCCTGACCTGCTTGCCGAAAGCCGCCAGCGTTACATTTATCCCAATGACGCGATCACCGACACGCCTGATACGGAACTTGTCTATTTTGACATTCTCAAAGCCTTTTCCCCGGAACTGGATCTGCGGGTGATCGTTGACACCATTGCCGGCGCCTCGGCCGGCGGCATGAACAGCATCTTTCTTGGTCGGGCCCTGGCCCATGACCTTAATCTGGATCATCTGCGCGAACACTGGTTGACGGAAGCCGATGTCAGCCGGCTCGTGGGCCGCAGCAAACCGCCCGGACGACTGGACAAACTGCTGTCCGTCCCCTTGATCAACTTTCTAAGCCGCAAATATCTGGGGGATGAAATTCTGCGCGAGAAGGTCAAGGAAAAACTGCCTGCGCTGCTCAAGATCTGGTCGCTGAAACCCCCTTTCGACGGCAAACATCTGCTCGGTCTTATTTATGCCGGGCTGGATCACATGGGTACCAGCGGTGCCCATTCCCTGCTGCCCAAGGGACACCGCCTCGACCTGTTTGTCACCCTAACCGATTATCACGGCTTCCGCCGCAACATTCCCCTGCATGACCCGCCGATCATTCATGAACGCGAACACCGTCACCACCTACGCTTTTCCTATTTTCGCGGCCTGCTCACAACAGAAATGCCGGTAGGCTTCAGCGATTTTGAGGAAAAAGACCTGCCGGCATTGGCCTTTGCTTCCCGCGCCACCGCCTGTTACCCCGGGGCCTTCCCTCCGGCACAACTTCGTGAAGTTGTGCAATTCCTGAAAGAAAGGGGAGAGGAATGGGCCAATAAAGACAACTTTATAGATAAAAACTTCAAGGAACATCTGCTCAGCGGCCTGGATCCGTTCAAAACCTCCTTTCTGGATGGCAGTATTCTGAACAACAAACCGTTTGATCAGGTGATCGAGGCGATTCAGGGGCGGCCGGCCTTTCGTAAGGTGGACCGCCGGCTGGTCTATGTTGACCCCAACCCGGAACTGCCGGAAATCGCGCCAACCGGTGCCCCGCCCAGCATGCTCAGCACCATCAAGGCGGCACTATCTGACATTCCCATGAATGAACCCATGCATGACGACCTGATGAGCATTCAGGCGCTGAACCAGCAGGTGCGGATCGTCAAATCCGTTGTCGACAGCATCAAACCCAACGTGGAACGGCTGGTCAAGGAGCTTTCCGCCGACCGTATTGAAAAAATCACCAGCCCGGCGGAAATTGCCTATTGGCGCAGCCTGGCCAACGCCCGGGCGGTCAAGGATGCGGGGTTTTCCTATGAAGGATATGCCCGGCTTAAGATCAGAAGTTGCCTAACCCATTTGACGCGGCTTATTGGCGACATCTGCGCCTGCCCACCAGGCAGCGAAAGCCGCCGCCAAATTTACGCCATTCTGCAATGCTGGGCCTATCAGGACAAGGTGGACTTTACCGGGCTTTACGGTCATCTCCTGCGCGAGGCCCGCTCCCGGAAAACCCTGATCAGCTGGGTGCGCGAACTTCTGGATTTTCATCCCAATGGTCAGGATCTACCGGCCTGGGCCCGGTTTCTGATTGATTTCGACATCAGCTATCACCGTCGCCGGCTGCAATTTATGATCCAGGAACTGAACACCCTGTATGGACAGAAACAGCATGCGGCCAAGGAACTGGACCGCCTCAAAAGCCGGTTTTATGAGATCTTGCAGAAAATGGATCGCCTGAAAAACCGGGAATGTCTTAGTGAGGCCACCGCAGATCTGATCCGACGCGTTTTTGCGCAACTTCTTGAATACCCTTTTGACGATAACCCGCAAAATCCGGACAATCTCTGTTCCCTGGCCATGAGCGGCCCGGCGCTCTCAAATGCGCTTGAGGCGCTGGCCCGGGATATCAATCTGCAACAATATCGTGACGCCACCGACCAGCTTATTGCGGAACAGAACAATTCGGCCTGGAAAGACACGGTGGGGCATGAAATGACCATTAATTATCTGGGATTTGCGTTTTGGGACGTGATCACCTTTTCTATTATGGGGGCCAAAAAGGATCTGGGCGAATTTAACGAAGTGCTGATTAACCGCATCAGTCCCAACGACAATTCGGTGCTCAAAAAACATGAAACCGAGGTGGTGTTGCGGGGAACGGCGCTGCGCCGTTTCGGCGCCTTTTTCAGCCGGGCGGACCGGGAAAATGATTATTTTTGGGGGCGGCTCAATGGGGCGGAACGGCTGATCGACCTTCTTGCTCATCAGGCCAAGCTCGAAAATGTGGACCATAAAATCGACGTCCGGGCCTTGAAAAAACGCGCCTTCCAAGCCATTTTCGAAACCGAAAAAGACGCCCTGGTCAACATCCCCAACGTTCTTGCGGACCTCAAAAACCGCATTGCGGCGCTATAA
- a CDS encoding HesB/IscA family protein, whose amino-acid sequence MSDAVLKISEAAAERIRLLLEKRGKPSLGVRLGTTTRGCNGLSYTVDYVDEERPGDEKVTDKGVTVYVDGMSMMYLIGSTMDYREDKFESGFVFENPNAKGSCGCGESFNV is encoded by the coding sequence ATGTCAGACGCGGTGCTGAAAATTTCCGAGGCCGCCGCCGAACGTATCAGGCTGCTGCTGGAAAAACGCGGTAAACCGTCGCTTGGGGTGCGGCTCGGGACCACAACCCGGGGCTGTAACGGGCTGAGCTATACCGTGGATTATGTGGACGAGGAACGCCCCGGCGATGAAAAGGTCACCGACAAGGGGGTGACCGTCTATGTGGATGGCATGTCCATGATGTATCTGATTGGCAGCACCATGGACTACCGGGAAGATAAATTCGAATCCGGTTTTGTGTTCGAAAACCCCAACGCCAAGGGCTCCTGCGGCTGCGGCGAGAGCTTTAACGTGTGA
- a CDS encoding SUF system Fe-S cluster assembly protein codes for MSYLDGFLNKKSKPAETDGTPEEENKTAGLRPEGRPAEETHHTRGKPLTDEEKRTLGQAVVEVLREIYDPEIPVNIYELGLVYDVVVSDYGDVNIVMTLTTPHCPVAESMPGEVEMRVREVENIGDVKVDLVWDPPWDMSMMSEAARLEMGFM; via the coding sequence ATGAGTTATCTGGACGGGTTTTTAAACAAAAAGTCAAAACCGGCGGAAACGGATGGGACGCCTGAGGAGGAAAACAAAACCGCAGGTCTCCGCCCGGAAGGCCGTCCGGCTGAAGAAACCCACCATACTCGAGGCAAGCCGCTGACGGACGAGGAAAAACGCACCCTCGGTCAGGCTGTGGTGGAGGTGCTCAGGGAAATATATGACCCGGAAATTCCGGTGAATATTTACGAACTGGGCCTGGTTTATGATGTGGTGGTTTCCGATTACGGGGATGTGAATATTGTGATGACGCTGACCACGCCGCATTGCCCGGTGGCCGAAAGCATGCCCGGGGAAGTGGAGATGCGGGTGCGCGAGGTGGAAAATATTGGCGATGTTAAGGTGGATCTTGTCTGGGATCCGCCTTGGGATATGAGCATGATGAGTGAAGCCGCTCGCCTTGAGATGGGCTTTATGTAA
- a CDS encoding aminotransferase class V-fold PLP-dependent enzyme produces MTSMLNSLPQTNYNVEEIRRDFPIFEQEIYGKPLTFLDSGASAQKPRQVIERISDYYAKEYANIHRGIYYLSQLGTQKYEAVREQLKDFINARSSKEIVFVRGATEAINLVAQSWGRTFLKEGDEVVLSQMEHHSNIVPWQMLRDEKDIVLRISPIDDRGNFLFDDYEKLLSEKTKLVAITHISNALGTITPIRDIIRAAHQVGALVLVDGCQAIPHMKVDVQELDADFYVFSGHKMYGPTGVGVLYARERLLEAMPPYQGGGDMIRSVSFEKTIYNDLPHKFEAGTPNIAGGIGLGAAIDYINAIGLDAIGAHEERLLDYARERLKEVKGLNLISRADHMGGILSFTMDHAHPHDIGTILDQDGIAIRAGHHCAQPLMDFFDVSATARASLGLYNTMEDIDRLVAGLEKVNRIFA; encoded by the coding sequence ATGACTTCAATGCTGAATTCCCTGCCGCAAACCAATTATAATGTGGAAGAGATTCGCCGGGATTTTCCAATTTTTGAACAGGAAATCTACGGCAAGCCGCTCACCTTTCTTGACAGCGGCGCCAGCGCCCAAAAACCGCGCCAGGTGATCGAGCGGATCAGCGACTATTACGCCAAAGAATATGCCAATATTCATCGCGGAATCTATTATCTATCGCAGCTTGGCACCCAGAAATATGAGGCGGTGCGGGAGCAATTGAAAGATTTCATCAATGCTCGCTCCTCCAAGGAGATCGTTTTTGTCCGCGGGGCGACGGAAGCCATCAATCTGGTGGCCCAGAGTTGGGGCCGCACCTTCCTGAAAGAAGGTGACGAGGTGGTGCTCAGCCAGATGGAACACCATTCCAACATTGTGCCTTGGCAGATGTTGCGGGATGAAAAGGATATTGTGCTTAGGATCAGCCCCATTGATGATCGCGGCAACTTCCTGTTTGATGACTATGAAAAATTGTTGTCTGAGAAAACTAAACTGGTGGCGATTACCCATATTTCCAATGCGCTGGGCACCATTACCCCGATCCGCGACATTATTCGGGCAGCCCATCAGGTCGGCGCGCTGGTGCTGGTGGATGGCTGTCAGGCCATCCCCCATATGAAAGTGGATGTACAGGAGCTGGACGCGGACTTTTATGTGTTTTCCGGCCATAAAATGTATGGTCCCACCGGGGTCGGCGTGCTTTATGCCCGGGAACGGCTGCTGGAGGCCATGCCCCCTTATCAGGGCGGCGGCGACATGATCCGCTCGGTCAGTTTTGAAAAAACCATATATAACGACCTGCCCCATAAATTCGAGGCCGGAACCCCGAATATTGCCGGCGGGATCGGCCTTGGCGCGGCCATTGACTATATCAACGCCATTGGCCTGGACGCCATTGGCGCCCATGAAGAACGGCTTTTGGACTATGCCCGGGAACGTCTGAAAGAGGTTAAGGGGCTTAACCTGATCAGCCGGGCCGATCATATGGGGGGGATTTTGTCCTTTACCATGGATCATGCCCATCCCCATGACATCGGCACCATTCTGGATCAGGACGGCATTGCGATCCGCGCCGGCCATCATTGTGCGCAGCCTTTGATGGATTTCTTTGACGTGTCTGCCACGGCGCGGGCTTCGCTCGGGCTGTATAACACGATGGAGGATATTGACCGCCTGGTGGCCGGGCTGGAAAAGGTCAACAGGATTTTCGCATAA